The Macaca nemestrina isolate mMacNem1 chromosome 6, mMacNem.hap1, whole genome shotgun sequence genome window below encodes:
- the LOC139363620 gene encoding large ribosomal subunit protein eL34-like — protein sequence MVQLLTYLRRLSYNTASNKTRLSRTPGNRIVYLYTKKVGKAPKSACGVCPGRLRGVRAVRPKVLMRLSKTKKHVSRAYGGSMCAKCVRDRIKRAFLIEEQKIVVKVLKAQAQSQKAK from the coding sequence ATGGTCCAACTTTTGACATACCTACGTAGGCTTTCCTACAATACAGCCTCTAACAAAACTAGGCTGTCCCGAACCCCTGGTAATAGAATTGTTTACCTTTATACCAAGAAGGTTGGGAAAGCACCAAAATCTGCATGTGGTGTGTGCCCAGGCAGACTTCGAGGGGTTCGTGCTGTAAGACCTAAAGTTCTTATGAGATTgtccaaaacaaagaaacatgtcAGCAGGGCCTATGGTGGTTCCATGTGTGCTAAATGTGTTCGTGACAGGATCAAGCGTGCTTTCCTTATCGAGGAGCAGAAAATCGTTGTGAAAGTGTTGAAGGCACAAGCACAGAGtcaaaaagctaaataa